tgcgccGCCGGGCTGGGTTCCCCAGAGACGCCGCCGCTGGGGGAAGTTTAGCGTAGGGCCAGAGCCGTTGTCCCAGTGCTGGCGGAGATTTGTGCCTCCCCGGCAGTCCCCTCTCCAGCGCCCCTGCCGCCAGCATCCCCTCCTGCCCCGGCTCCGCTGCGCCCCTCGCTGAGGGCAGACGCCGCTGCCCAGGTTCCTGCCCGGCCATTGCCCCGGGGGAGCGGGGAAGGAGGCAGCCCGGGAGCAGCGTGGCAGGGCGTTTATTGAGCAGctcgggccgggccgggcgctcAGCGGAAGCTGGCCCGCAGCTCCCGGCCGTGCAGCGGCTGGCACGGCCGCCAGTTGTCCTGCAGCGGGCGGGGCGGCTCGCCGGCCGCGCTGCTCAGGAGGCCGCGCAGGGCGCCCAGCTGCTCGGCGCCGATGGCCACGGGCTCCCGCAGCACCAGCCAGGTGACGCTCTCCAGCAGCGGCGGGGTGGTCAGCGAGCCCGGGTAGGTCCAGAAGTCGGCGCAGGCGGGCAGCAGCTCCCGCGGCTGGAGGGCGGGGCAGGGCGCCTGTGTGCCCCGGGTGCGCACggagcccagcacccccagcagcggctccagggcCGGGCAGGGCGGGCCCAGGCGCAGCAGCACGGCCACCACGGCCAGCCCGTCGGGGCGGCTCAGCGCCTCGCTCAGCCGCGGGTAGCGGGCCCGCCAGTGCACCAGGTGCAGCTCGGCCGGGAAGCGGCGCCCCTCCAGCGTGTGCTCCGAGCCCTGCTCCGGCCCCGAGCCCCAGTGCAGGTGGAGCTGGGCCAGGCGGTAGGGGCCCGCCAGGGGCCCCCCGGCCAGCGCCGCGCCCTCCCCGAACTGCGCCTGCACCGTGTGCCCGTTGTTGGCGATGCTCTGCGCCGCCGCCGCCTCGTAGCCGAACTGCAGCGGCCGCAGGGCGGCGTCGTAGCGCGTGTCCTGGGCCCGGATGTCCACGGGGGACTGGCGCCGCCCGCGGGCCAGGGGGAAGTGCTCATGCCAGCGCTCCGGGCCGTCCTCGGGGCCGTAGCCCCACGCGGGGGACGGGGCTCCGCCTGCGCCCCTGGGCCCGggcctgctgcagcagccccagcagctcatGGTGACCCGGCCGGGGCGCGACTGTGCGCTCAGCGCCCTGTCACAGCCGCTTGTCCTGCTGCCGGGCCCCGCGGGGCGGCGCTCACTGCCAGACCCATCCCGGCAGCACCCCGCTGGCTCCAGCTTGTGCTCTGCTCGCTGGTGCTTTCTGGGTAGCCTCTCCTCGAgctccacagcagctggaggagtcGATGTACTCCCGGGGTGTGTGTAACCACTGCCCCAGAGgatccctgcctctgccctggCCCCCCGAGTCCAGAGGCTGCTGGTCTGCGcacaggtgtggggcagggcaggcctgGAGCGCAGCTGGAGAGACCAGTCACTTCCTTCTGAGTCATGTTCCCTTCCCTGGGGATTTCTGTCTCTCCGTATGTGCCCTTGGCCCCCAGCCTCCCTGGAGGATCCCCCCAGGCAGGTCCACTGGGATCCCCACACCTTCTGGAGGaacccctggggcaggggctgggacaggggttctctctgctggaaatatgtttcttttctcctctcctgTTTCTAGCATGTGCTCTGAATGATCCCAGCCCAAGGCCAGGAGCAGCCCAGGACCGACCCACCTGGGCCTCTCACCCACTGCAGAGGCACCATGCCCACTTGATCAGTTGTTGCACCTGCCCTGGCATGAGACACACTTCAGAGGTTTTTCCACCCTGTTCAACAAGGCAGAGAAGCAAAGGCTctgggagccccccaccccaggtggcCAGCACTTCCCAGCCCCACCAGGCATCTGTCCCAGCTCCCCTTGCAGCCTGTGCCCGCTTCTCCCGGTCACCTGCACATGCGCTAGCCCCAGCAGCCTGCAGGATTTTCCTCTCCAAAAGCCAGGGAGGTCATGCAGTTTGGGGTTTGGCTGTGGAGCGTGGGAGAAGGCCTGGGGTTCGCCTCACAAGGTGGTTGCTATTCCTGCATCCCAAGCGCCCAAGCCAATCCGGCCCCCTGGTTTTTGCTTCTGGATTCTGAGGCCGGGTGGTGCGTTTTCCTCTAGATTTGCTGGCGGGGTAGGGAAGAGCTGCGGGACTTTCCCTGGGAACAAGAGCAGGGTTCAGCCCCCTTATGGTAAAGAGGGAGGCAGCGGCCCCAAGCGAGATCATCACGCTCAGCACAGCAGATCTGCCCAGCCTGTGGTGCCTCAGAGCCATGCCTGGGAGCGCTCCACGTGGCTGCTAGTGCTGCCATTACTCAAACAGCCAAATTCTCTGTCAGAGGCCAGGACGGCTTCCTTCTTGGAGCAGAGCCTGAGTGTGCGCCTGAGAGCGAAGGGCTGATGGTGTTGGGGAGGGTGAGGCACACGGGCAGGACTTCTGCCCGTGTGCCTCACCTGTGGCGTGGAGCTGGGATCTTCAGCTGCTGCTGGGTTCTAAGCCACTGATGTCGTGTCCTGCTCCTTTTATGC
This genomic stretch from Gopherus flavomarginatus isolate rGopFla2 chromosome 19, rGopFla2.mat.asm, whole genome shotgun sequence harbors:
- the LOC127037682 gene encoding carbonic anhydrase-like, which produces MSCWGCCSRPGPRGAGGAPSPAWGYGPEDGPERWHEHFPLARGRRQSPVDIRAQDTRYDAALRPLQFGYEAAAAQSIANNGHTVQAQFGEGAALAGGPLAGPYRLAQLHLHWGSGPEQGSEHTLEGRRFPAELHLVHWRARYPRLSEALSRPDGLAVVAVLLRLGPPCPALEPLLGVLGSVRTRGTQAPCPALQPRELLPACADFWTYPGSLTTPPLLESVTWLVLREPVAIGAEQLGALRGLLSSAAGEPPRPLQDNWRPCQPLHGRELRASFR